tttttttaaattggtatagaaccaaagaggtttaaaatgatggagtgtcccacattgttgttggtccattgagatgaggcgtcgtgtcttatcgctgtactcgctgccacttgtttactgaagatgtcgaggggtgtcagatggaggagagtgtctaacgctgttgagggtgtggttctcaatgcgccgcttatgcagagacatgcagtgcgctgaactctgctgagtatgtcgcagtatgtgactttctccagtgcagtccaccatactgcaaccccgtacataagtattggtcggatgaccgatgtgtatagccagaaggttatgcgaggttgaaaaccccatttgcttcctatagctttcttgcaaaggaaaagagctactgtagcttttttaactctttcctgtatattggatttccaacttaattttttgtccaatatcagaccaaggtatttggcttctttggtaaaaattggtggtataccttttattgaaggaggtacaattactgggatcttgtatttccgtgtgaaaaggacgaggtctgttttttgaggattaatactaagtccgcagttatcagcccatctagtgagcatattgagcgCATTtcggaggaggtctctcagtgtattaggatgttcccctgtgacagcgatagcaacatcatcgacatacgcaaccactctgtagccttccctctcaagggatattagtagttggttaaccactacgtatgttccacaggaggggggacagaacaccaccttgcggagtgcctctactgacagacctttttgtgcaaaaatctcccaaactggagttgatgatcctgctttttagcattagattaatcatctcacagattgagtattcgacgtttaaggtcgtcatagcagaagtgatagcggatgtgtcaacgttgttgaaagcgccctcaatatccaagaaggccaccatagcttattcctttttatctagggagtattcgatagttcttaccagagtgtgcaaggctgtttctaccgatttccctttgcagtaagcatgctgagacattgatagtctcttctcaatgttgttacgtatatggatatcgatcaatcgtttcagagttttgagaatgaaagatgataggctaataggtcttaggtccttagggttgacatgcgagcatttgcccgccttgggaatgaaaactacctttacatctctccagcgccaaggtatatagaccagatttataaaacttttaaagatcatctcaataatgggcgaagttatatcaatggtatattgtagctcagctggtatgatttgatctggacctggagatttgtaagggttgaaactattcagagcccatgtcaatttttcttttgtaaccagaccttgaggaaaaattaagttaatacccgacccaggactgtatgttgtattaacggattgggagctatctgggaagtgggtgtctaatagcaggtttagcgtttcttcgcaagagttagtccatgtaccatctgagtttttaagacaactaggcatggttggatttgtggagagaatcttccttatccttgatgcctccgcggattcttctattgagttacagaaggatctccatgaggatcttttggctattctcaattctagtttatactttttgagagattctttataggaatcccaatcttggggatgtctagtcttttttgctcgattgaaaagccttctacaacctcTAAGGATAAAAGATAGATGAAAAACCTCTACAAAATTTCATACTCTGACATTTAGAATCATTTATAACACACCAAGCGTACAGCTTGGACAAATCATTCTGCATATGTATGCAGTCAGATATAGTTCGAATACTTAAAAACAGTTTCTGATCGTCGGATATCATTAATAAAGATTAAGAATAGGATTGGCcccaaatgacttccttgtggaactccGGAAGTAACTTCCACTGGATCCGAAAGTATATTATTGATCCGAACATATTGAACTATACCTACTAAATACGATTCAAACCATCTTACTAATTAGAATGAAAACCTAAATTTTTGAGTTTGGAAATTAAAAGCGAATGATTGACTTTATCAAAAGCTTTAGAGAAGTCGGTATACACCACGTCACATTGAGGACCCTTTTCAAGAATGCCTAAGACATAATTGCTGAAGATAGTTAAGTTTACTGTAGTAGATCTTCCACTAAAGAAACCATGTTGCAGAGGAGATATAACTTctttaagaagaaaaactaGCTTGTTAGTTAGATCTCATTTATCGAAGCAGACTTGAaagcacattggtcttaaagttgtGAATaccaaaatgatagggaaaaacagagctgggtaaagcattccatattCTCGATGTACGGTTAAAAAgggaatctctttacttgacagtacgtccgaaattgagctcaaggttaaactgatgtgcattcctagaaatacgagtattacggctgaattgttttagaggggggggggaatgcaactggctaattcgataaaacactgtttataaaaatatcagtagaacaatgaaaggcatgaaacattgcggcagtgttaaagtgacgtaattgtttcggttatagttctatcgcctatcattttcaaagctcttttttggatcctgtcaaaaatacttaaacttgtttatgCGAGCTATATTCAAGttgaaggctttataaattacagccagatcagaagaggtgaaaaatttcaTGCACCgccggagaaatcctaagcacctagcaagatttttttgtcatatccatgaccttggaaagaagggacgtgagtgctattggacgatagttagagggggaggatgattcaccttttttagggacaggctgtacaaatgctgttttctattctaaagatggaaaagcttacccagtggttttgccagcgttgaagaacacctcttcagaaccatagggggaatactatccgggccagcggatttgtgtatgtaaaGATctctcagtactcttgcaacttcgcaagtgcaaaaaaagattcgtcccatagaatcgtttacgctctcaagaacaggaggactcatgacactctccggtagcgtcgaattaacagcaaactgtgctgcaagcaaattggctttatcgatCGAGTTCACATAGGAAGCGTCATTGTGgacaagcgttggaaccgaggatgacgtggtgtttcgaacgttttttataaatgaccagaaatttgtactacctttgggacattgtagtatttgttgccttaatttctgatcatgcaaaagtttggttcgtcgaatgtgGCCGTTGCAAGTCTTTCtcgcttgtttgaacttattccggttttcctcagtggggttggctttataaatccggaaacttacatctctgatcctaattaaaaccatgagttctctttaggtttgattaattttaccctattcgggataaaatcttttattttacaaacaatttaatttgtaaccatatctgcgctggaatctacgtcactatcgaggaagcatagtgaccagttaaagttcctgaagaattcattaagaccgtcccagttggctttctcatattgccaaacggttctcataggagttttttcttaattGGCTTTTTTACACATGAGTAATTTGCAggtacgatacaatggtctgatgtgcctagaggtggTAATaaactgattgtgtatttattaggatcaaaagtaagaaacaagtctagggtgttggcggattgacctgcaacgtcagcaAAGACCTCAACACACTtcccttccggtgttgactggccagaataacgaagccaagaagaattgtgtacatcgaaatcgcccgcaatgacgatttcagtgtgaggataatgggcaaaaattctttgaatggagtcggACAGAGcattaaattcgttaaaagttgaatttgatGATGTGCTTATGAAccgtaaattttaaccacatgaagttaaagtttgtgttagagcacaaaccatattgtggtTTAAGTTGGTacgcaacatcatttcttatatatacggcTAATCCGTGTtggaaaaagaataatggcactaagctatACCCATTTAGATCAAATTCCAAATGATGGGAATCTTCACCTATCTGAGTTTCActtaatgccaaaacagctCGCCTGTTTGTTGCAGTGTAAACATATGCGGCACAGAAACTCTttctaagcccacgaatgttGCTAAAATCAACTCTGAATTCATCCAGCATTATAATATTCAAAGACTAATAAAAAACTATTCGGACAATTAACTATGATAAATAATCTGACAAGCTtccaatttgaacttttcaataacagatttccactagtgttatgccttagtaaaAAATCTGTATAATGATCCGTCCCTGGTTAACAACAAATATTACACATCAATATATCCGAAACACATAAGCTTAATCTGTATAGGTATAATAGAACCGTACACACTGTCAGCAACGATTAAGCTAATATGATTGTGTCATGTGGAGGGAAAGGAGAGTAGGATTACCATTGcactgtgttttttttgttgtatttctgTTTTTTCCTAAATAATGAATTGAATTTGGAATGCGGGTAGAACGTTTTTTACTATTGTGGAGCTTGTTTAAGACCATTCAATCTACCTTTTAACCGGCATACTCGCCCAGTTCCATCTTCAAATCCCTCAAGCTGCTCTAAGTAAACTTCCTCCTTAAGAGTACTATATAAAATTgctattttgaagtcaaattgttgaattttcagTCTTTTGGTTGCAGCTAGGGCTAACAGCATACTAACTGTGTCGTAACGAGCTACAGGACTCAATGTTTCATCGTAATCGATAGCTTTTTGTTGAACATACCCTTTTGCAACAAGCTGTGCTTTGTCTCGCCTATTCCCATCGTTTCCTGCATTCTTCACTCGAAATACCCATAGATTTTGGAATACTTTAACGTCTTTAGTTCGTTCAACAAGTTCCCatgtttgattttcttttagagATGATAACTCATCTTCCATTGCTGAAAGCCACTGTGCTTTATCTGGTGACTTCAAGGCTTCGAAGTATGAACTCGCTTCTTGACACCTTCTCCTGCAAACATGATATACTCTCCACCTGTCATCCAACTTGGCTTTTTTCGTTCTCATCTATTGATGTTAAATTCGTTTTCCATTAAATCTCCAGCATCGAAAAATTAAGCATTTTCTTCATTCTGAAAACTTGAACTTGATTGATTTATTCTTCAGAACTTAAAGTTTCTTCGGTACATTTTTCACTGTTTTCATTCTGAGAGCCAAACTCAACACATGTTTCTGCATTTTCTTCAGTATTTGCTTCCCCATTTACATTCTGCAAAACAAATTCAACACTGTTTCTAGTACTTTCTTCAGCACAAGGAATGTCTTCATTAGATTTGATTTCTTCAAGAATGTATCTTCAGGTTTCGCAATGCAATTGAAAATTACGTCATGACTgcaaacaattttcttcaggTTTGTAATCCAAACGCGATATCCATCTTTTTCGTTGGCATACCCAACAAATCTTCCATACATAGccttttcatcaaattttttacGCAGTTCCTTAGGTATGTGGACATAACATCCAGTGCCAAAGATGCGTAAATGGCTTAAGAGTTCCCAGTTCTTTTCCATATCATAATTCATATGGAACCTTGTTTTCGATGGTTGTCGGTCCTGTACGGTTTAGGACATATGCTGCTGTATTACATGCCTCAGCCCACAGACATTTTGGCAACTTACTGGCGACTCTCATACTTCTAGCTGCTTCCACAATTGTTCGGTTTTCACCTTCTGCTgcttcattttgttgttgtgtatAAGGGGGTCCAATATATTGCTTTATGCCGACTTTTGACAGCAATATTCGTACCTTTATGGTCAAACTCTCTACCGCCATCACATCTCAACTTTTTGACTATGTGTCCGTTAGTTTTGGCTTCATTCAAGAATGTTTCAAGTGATTTACATACCTCGCTCTTGTGCTTCAAAATTAAGAGCCTACGAAACTTGCTGAAATCATCTTTGAAACAAACATAATATCGGGATCCTCCTACTGATGTTGTTTCAATCGGGCCTAGAACATCTGCATTGATTAACTCACCAAcagaaggttaggttaggttatagtggctgaccaagatggaaacggacacacttaggccagtttaatggcccattgtgataccacatgaatcttgaggcttcctcctaagctcaatggaaccagttagagtcccttacgaaacgtgagaggctgattataccgatatgatttagatcgtttagatcgttaaagaagaattctcctaggtaattcttgcgttttcgagctagagcagggcatgtgtagagaagatgaagaaccgtttcttcctcttcctcgtccatacagcttctgcaaaagtcatttgagaatacgcctagtctcgtggcgtgctttcctattagacagtgtccggttatgacacctattatcgagcttatatgcgatctgcttagagagagcaagcaccttgaacgttttaaatccagtgttggccagatgttttttgtggcttgacacgtggtgatgttggtccacctggtgcctgccctcctcacagcgtcttgcattagtagcagtttacaagtagcgattggtatgccagtacttgccaaacctggtaggatgggctgtactgtaccgttcctggcgagttcatctgccttacagttacctggaatgtctctatggcccggcacccagcaaaggtgaatattaaactgttgcgccatctccattagagatgatcgacctccaagaatgtcctatcctcccaaaaagatctggtaggtatagaaatctggaaattcctgtcgaattgtagttgggggatggtgtaatctgtgtgctttggaattgattttaagtaccttagaattacggagtggccaatgctgttgttagtccactgcgacgaagcattgaggcgaatagcagagcttgcagctatttgtttgctaaatatgtcaaggtgtaaggtagagcaaggtgtccagtgctgcagacggggtcttgcgaagcgatccgcttatacataggcaggctgaacgttggactttatttagcatatccctgtttatacctttctctaaagcagtccaccatactgccacaccgtacgttaaatccggtctgattaccgaagtgtatagccaatgcgtgattctgggttgtaaaccccatttattaccaatagcttttttgcaagaaaagagagctacagtagcttttttgactctttcctgtacgttgcgtttccaatttagttttttgtctaagacaagaattttaattggattcctttaatgtaaggagggttgacaaatggaattttgtatctaatcgagaaaataagaccagatcggttttgtgtgggttaacacccagtccacaccgatcagcccaaagtattagtctgtccaaggcattttataagagttcttttaggatattaagatgctttcctaaaactgctatagcaacgtcgtccgcataggctatcactctgaaaccctccgcatccagattagttaggatttcattcaccactaggttccagaggagaggggctagaacaccaccttgcggtgtccctctactaacgaatagtctgctagaagagttgcccagttttgagttaattattctgctagtaagcattaaatgaattaactcccgaagcgaactctctacatttagagatgtcagtgcagatgtgattgcagatgtgtccacgttgttaaaggcaccttcaatgtcaaggaaagcaaccatagtgaactctttatgatggagggaatattcgatggtgcgtactaaagtgtgtaacgctgtttccaccgatttacccttacagtaggcatgttgagacgaagacagaagtcttcaatctttccagggtcttaagaagaaatgatgatagacttataggtcgtaaatctttaggattgacttgggagcatttacctgctttaggtataaaaacaactttaacttctctccatgccgagggaacatggaccaggtaaagacagctggtaaaaattgcttcaaggattggtgcaattatattagaagctttttgtaattctgctggtattattccatctggtcctgcagctttaaatggtttgaagctgttgagagcccattgtagcttatcctttgtgataaaaccttgtggatatgttgtatttgaacttgaacgtgtcaaactgttgcaagtttcggtaagagaactaccaggaaagtgagtgtccaatagtaagttcagcgattcattacttgaatttgtccaggagccgtctgtatttttcaagcagcttggaatagctggattagttgaaagaattttccgtaacctcgaggcttcagaagtttcttctatcatgccatgtagattcttagggattctttgtaggagtcccaatgagaggctagtcttgcagctttggctcggttgaaaagtttcctgcattcctttctatgcgagtcaagctctgaggcccaccattgtggtttcctctttcctcttatgtgtataagtggacaagcaatttatagcgatctgttcatagctgaggtaaggtcattgactttgttgtcaagttcgttagcgttaaaggaaggactagatagtccaggttctagtaaactctgtaatgagttcacCAACAGTAACTGATCGATCACTTCCACTTCTGGACTTGAAAGGAAGTCGATGCATTTTACCAGCTGCACATCCATCACAGAACACTTTCGGGAAATCTAATGTTCATCTTGGCAAGAACTCTCTTAATATGGCGTTTATTCTGGTGAGCAAATCTTTGGTGGTATACTTTAAGCCTTTGACATGTATACCTGTACAAGCTCTGGTGGGTTCTCAACTTAACATACAGCTCATCTTTAAGGTACCCCTCTAGTAGTACTTCACCACTACAAGTGTTTTGAATTGTAACAGATTGGTCATTCATTGTTGTCGTACAACCATATCGAGCAGCAGCCTTCACAGGAAACAACTCTGCACTTGATTCAGGAAAGTACCATACTTCCATCAAAGTTGCTTCTTTCCACATCCCTTCAATGTTTACCTTAATGTTGATGTTGCCTTTACCAAACGCCTGCATCGTGACACCTTGCTTACCTAAACAAATTACTTTAGGTACATCAAATTGCATGTACGTTTCAAAGTGCGATTTGTTTGGTGTAACTTGTGTTGAGCACTACTGTCACAATACCATTGATCTTGTctcaaaaaatgtccttttgtTGCATTTAAAGAGAACGCCATCAAAGCCGGTCGCTTCATGTTGCTTTGTGTGGATTTGTTCTGTGGACATGCGGCAGCCAAATGCCCGATATCTTTGCACTTATTGCATGGAAATTTCATCTTAGCACATTCCAGTCTACTATTTGCCTTTTCTGGTTGCTTCtgctttttcttaaaatttcctcTTGCAACAAAAGCAGCGCCAtcactcttgatattttgtttcgtttttctgGTTTAGATGGTGCATAACTTCTCGATCAATAAGTTCAAGGTTTGTTTTTCGGCAGGAATCGTATCCCACACGTCTCTAAAATTGTCAAATTCCTTACCAAGGGTTGACATGATTCTGGCATTTAGAATCCGTTCTGAGAGGGTATTTTTCTTATGCTTGTCTAGTTCATCATTGAGCTCTAGACTGATGTCCTCTTGTTCATCTTTTCTTGCTTggaaaaaactgtctattaacATGTTAAGCCTTTGGATGCTGCTTCTTTCAAAACAAGCGAATAATTTATCCCAAATAACTACTTAGAGTTATATATAAGCTACAaagtaatatattttgttaagtgATTATCTAGCTTTAAGACCATGGAcatacttaaaaattattattttattcaaagcaaaaagaaaatgagTTTTGAGCAGATTCTCCATCTTATTCTCGCGACcctatatttttaaagacttgGCTATTGACCTTAAAATAAGCTGAAtgatatataaaacaaatgagAAGGTTGAGAAACATTGTAAGGGTAAAGTaaatagaaaaactaaaaagaaaagataccTACCCAAAAGCCACAACATAGTTTGTTTCTCCACTGGCTGCGACAATGAATTCCCAACAATGTGAAACTGAATTTGACCTTGACTCTCTTCCGCTTTGACAATTTCATCTCTCGAAACATTAACAGGAAACAGAACTTCGGTCTTTGTGAGGGCTTTTGATTcggaaatatttttcatagcTCGTAGCACCGTCTCATCCGAAAGATCCTCATTATCCGAACCTCGATCAGCTTCTTTTTTGGGTCTTTTGTAAGCCGGTTCTGCTGGTCGCTTCAAAGCCCCTGCAACAGCTTCTTGTTGGCGTTTCTTTTGTTGCGAAAGAAACGTATTCGGAGGACGATACGACTGATCCCAAATGGGAGAGTCATCTTTCAATATTTCACCTTTAAGAGATTCTAGAAACTTGGGCATTTGTGTGATAATGGCTCGTTTGTCGGCGGGGAAACGATCCCGCTCCGTAATGCACTTTTTCTTCAACTGCTGCGCCATGCAAAGGAACACCGTTTTTAAAAGAGTCCTTCCAAAGACCAAAGATGTATCGAAATGCCTCAGGGAATTACAAAAGGCAGGCACGTGGCAAAACACCAGCCATCGGGTGTAGTTTATCTTGTATGTAGAGGCATCTTCGTGGGTTAAGTCTGCCCTCCGCACCGACGGCGGCTCGAAGTTATAATGATTGAGGAAGTTCAGGAATGTTTTGGCAACCTCCGTCATGGTGCTCAATTCTGATTGACTCAAATGACTGTACTTGTAGAAAACGAAGCTGGATATTGCTTTAGTAATGCAAGGAGCCTCAAAGGGTGGATCTCCCAGAGGACCTCGGATTACGGCTTTTTGTCTTGAAATCACACACTGCCTAAGCAAACGAAAGAGGTATAAATAGACCTTCTTGGTGTCTTCGTCTTCAACCCGTTGCATGCTCATGAACAGATTTTCCATGTCAATGATGGCTCCTAGGAGTTCATTCATCTGATCACTAGATATCCCATCCAGGTGAGAAATGTGATTCTGTAGAGGATGTTTACAAACTGAATTCCGGCACTCTTCGGAGAACTCTGGGCAATAGGAGCTCTCGACGTTCCGTTGGCGATTCTCTTGGAGTGTTTTCCATCCTGTGCAGCGACAGTTTTCAACCTGACAAGCAGAATACATTGATAGCTTGGCCAGTTGCTGCGATAAGGGCAAATTGAAAGCCTTCTGCTTGCGTTGCTGGATCCTCTGCAAGCTGTTCTGGCGGGTTCCCTCTTGTGGAGCTGTTGTTGATGATGCCAGTGCCACACTCGCACCATGACCTTCTTTCTGTGTTTccattgtttctattttaattttaggtttgattttgatttgttgtttttatagcaaagaacaaaaatattcttaaatgtaaactaaataaatacacaGATTCCAAATTTTGTAAGCGACTGTAAGAAAAACCGAATGTtgtttgttcacaattttttcgCGAAATCTTACTTGTAGGAAGAGTAAcgatatattattttgtatacctaAGTAAAACCtctttttcaaattgtatttaatttcataattatttttcacTTCTAAAACAGTTTATTGACAATCACGTACATAATTACATTAATTACATTAAtagtaatactttttttaaacagaaatggttattttttgaagtaatttccATAAATTTTGCGGCTAAATTGCGAGCCACATAGGCAGCGAAAAGTTTGGATGATGTTTGCTccaacaagaaaaatattgtttaatgttttattttgttgttggtataaaaacatacatatatgtatcctGCTCTGTCAAATATAATGAATTCTATGTCCGGCCTTGTCTGCCTTACCGGTGCATGTcaaaacatgaacaaaaattttTGTTCAGGGATGATGATGAGgagctttaaaatattatttaaaaatgtttggctTAAGACAATTAAATAAGGCAGGGTTGGTTAATACAACTTTTCTTTCTAATAGgcttttcaaatcaaatcaaatggggtggcgcaa
This window of the Eupeodes corollae chromosome 3, idEupCoro1.1, whole genome shotgun sequence genome carries:
- the LOC129948871 gene encoding histone acetyltransferase KAT2A-like — translated: METQKEGHGASVALASSTTAPQEGTRQNSLQRIQQRKQKAFNLPLSQQLAKLSMYSACQVENCRCTGWKTLQENRQRNVESSYCPEFSEECRNSVCKHPLQNHISHLDGISSDQMNELLGAIIDMENLFMSMQRVEDEDTKKVYLYLFRLLRQCVISRQKAVIRGPLGDPPFEAPCITKAISSFVFYKYSHLSQSELSTMTEVAKTFLNFLNHYNFEPPSVRRADLTHEDASTYKINYTRWLVFCHVPAFCNSLRHFDTSLVFGRTLLKTVFLCMAQQLKKKCITERDRFPADKRAIITQMPKFLESLKGEILKDDSPIWDQSYRPPNTFLSQQKKRQQEAVAGALKRPAEPAYKRPKKEADRGSDNEDLSDETVLRAMKNISESKALTKTEVLFPVNVSRDEIVKAEESQGQIQFHIVGNSLSQPVEKQTMLWLLGLHSVFAHQLTEMPREYISQLVFDTKHKTLALIKDNQPIGGICFRPFPTQGFTEIVFCAVTMSEQEKGYGSHLMNHLKDYSIQRGLRHFLTYADEHAIGYFKKQGFSKDIKLARPVYAGYIKEYDRATLMHCELHPSIVYTQFISVIQKQREILKELIAQRHKEVQKIRTGLTCFKEGVRAIPVESIPGLREIGWKPQMRAQRTSRPLEESTDPDKLATSFATVLQAVRQHASAWPFLKPVAVADVPDYYDHIKYPMDMKTMGERLKKGYYVTRRLFMADMARIFSNCRFYNQPDTEYYRCANSVERYFQTKMRELGLWDK